One window from the genome of Mucilaginibacter ginsenosidivorans encodes:
- a CDS encoding MmcQ/YjbR family DNA-binding protein has translation MNIEDLRDYCLARPGVTEGLPFGEDTLVFKVGEKLFLLTSISDPTHFNVKCDPELAMELRERYPEVRPGYHMNKKHWNTVRSDGSLTRKQLCDMIDHSYELVLKSLPKKVQEEIQ, from the coding sequence TTGAACATAGAAGACCTTCGCGATTATTGCCTGGCCAGGCCCGGCGTAACCGAGGGATTGCCCTTCGGCGAAGATACGCTGGTGTTTAAAGTAGGCGAAAAGCTATTCCTGCTTACCAGCATTTCCGACCCCACGCATTTTAACGTTAAATGCGACCCAGAGCTGGCCATGGAACTGCGCGAACGCTACCCCGAAGTACGGCCCGGTTACCACATGAACAAAAAGCACTGGAACACCGTTCGCTCCGACGGCAGCCTGACCCGCAAACAGCTTTGCGATATGATCGATCATTCCTATGAACTCGTATTGAAAAGCCTGCCGAAGAAAGTGCAGGAGGAGATACAATAG
- a CDS encoding acyl-CoA dehydrogenase: MHFEFSEEQLMIRQAARDFAQTELKPGVIERDEHQKFPAEQVKKMGELGFLGMMVPPEYGGSGMDAISYVLVMEELSKIDASASVVVSVNNSLVCYGLEKYGTEEQKRKYLVALASGEKIGAFCLSEPEAGSDATSQHTTAVDMGDHYLLNGTKNWITNGGTASTYLVIAQTDPSKKHHGINALIVEKGMEGFTVGPKENKLGIRGSDTHSLMFTDVKVPKENRIGEDGFGFKFAMKTLEGGRIGIAAQALGIASGAYELALEYSKQRKAFGKTISDLQAIQFKLADMATQIEAARLLCLKAAWLKDHGQPYAQASSMAKLYASEVAMRTTIEAVQIHGGYGFVKEYHVERLMRDAKITQIYEGTSEIQRIVISREVLK; this comes from the coding sequence ATGCATTTCGAATTTTCCGAAGAACAGCTAATGATACGCCAGGCGGCGCGCGACTTTGCCCAAACCGAACTGAAACCGGGTGTGATAGAACGCGACGAGCACCAAAAATTCCCTGCCGAACAGGTAAAAAAAATGGGCGAGCTTGGTTTCCTGGGCATGATGGTGCCACCCGAGTATGGAGGCAGCGGCATGGACGCTATTTCCTACGTACTGGTAATGGAAGAGCTTTCAAAGATCGATGCCTCAGCCTCGGTGGTTGTTTCGGTGAACAATTCCCTGGTTTGTTACGGTTTGGAAAAATATGGTACAGAGGAGCAAAAAAGAAAATACCTGGTTGCCCTTGCCAGCGGCGAAAAGATAGGTGCGTTTTGCCTGTCTGAACCAGAGGCCGGCTCAGATGCCACATCTCAGCACACTACCGCAGTAGATATGGGTGACCATTACTTGCTTAACGGCACCAAAAACTGGATCACCAACGGCGGTACCGCATCCACCTACCTGGTAATAGCGCAAACCGATCCGTCAAAAAAACATCATGGTATCAATGCGCTGATCGTCGAAAAAGGAATGGAGGGCTTTACCGTCGGCCCCAAGGAAAACAAATTGGGCATACGGGGTTCCGATACGCATTCGCTGATGTTTACCGACGTAAAGGTTCCCAAGGAAAACAGGATAGGCGAGGATGGCTTTGGCTTCAAATTCGCCATGAAAACCCTCGAAGGTGGCCGCATAGGTATTGCCGCGCAGGCGCTGGGTATAGCGTCGGGCGCATACGAACTGGCTCTTGAATATTCCAAACAGCGCAAAGCTTTCGGAAAAACCATTTCCGACCTGCAGGCAATTCAATTCAAACTGGCCGACATGGCTACGCAAATAGAAGCGGCGCGCTTGCTTTGTTTAAAAGCGGCCTGGCTTAAAGACCATGGGCAACCTTATGCACAAGCCAGCTCAATGGCCAAGTTGTATGCATCCGAAGTGGCTATGCGAACAACTATTGAAGCCGTGCAGATACATGGCGGCTACGGTTTTGTGAAGGAATACCACGTGGAGCGTTTAATGCGCGACGCCAAGATAACCCAGATATACGAGGGCACCTCCGAAATTCAACGGATTGTCATTTCGAGAGAGGTGTTGAAATAA
- the pepT gene encoding peptidase T produces the protein MELNSLLNFTVTGRFLRYVTIDTQSDPNSDTIPSTEKQKDLGRALVNELIEIGLHDAHLDDYGYVYATIPSNSEKDNIPVICFCSHMDTAPDCSGTGVKPIVHKNYQRQDIILPDDHSQVIRLHDHPELKTQIGNDVITASGLTLLGADNKAGVAEIMDACYQLMNHPEIKHGTIRILFTPDEEIGRGVDKVDIKKLGAYAGYTMDGESAGNMENETFSADGAKLVINGISSHPGFAKGKMQSAIKIAGQIVAALPHDLSPEQTEGKQGFVHPVSISGHIETAEIDFIIRDFEDEKLAQHAEVIREAADTVLARFPGCSYDLQVKPQYRNMKKVLDRHPEIVEYGMEAMKRAGLEARLCSIRGGTDGSRLSFMGLPCPNIFAGEHAFHSKHEWVSVQDMQKAVETILHLCMIWEERGRRDA, from the coding sequence ATGGAACTAAATTCCCTGTTAAATTTCACAGTCACCGGGCGCTTTTTGCGCTACGTAACTATCGATACACAATCCGACCCAAATTCTGATACCATTCCGTCAACCGAAAAGCAAAAGGATCTGGGCCGAGCACTTGTAAACGAATTAATTGAGATAGGGTTACATGACGCGCATTTGGATGACTACGGTTACGTGTATGCTACCATACCCTCCAACAGCGAAAAGGACAATATCCCGGTGATCTGCTTTTGCTCGCACATGGATACCGCGCCCGATTGCAGCGGTACGGGCGTAAAGCCTATAGTGCATAAAAACTACCAGAGGCAGGATATTATTTTACCCGATGATCATTCGCAAGTAATCAGGCTACACGATCATCCTGAACTTAAAACCCAAATAGGAAATGATGTGATCACCGCAAGCGGACTAACCCTGCTTGGGGCCGATAATAAGGCAGGCGTCGCCGAAATTATGGATGCCTGCTACCAGTTGATGAACCATCCCGAAATCAAACATGGAACGATCAGGATATTATTTACGCCGGATGAAGAAATAGGTCGCGGGGTGGATAAAGTTGATATAAAAAAATTAGGCGCCTACGCAGGTTACACTATGGACGGCGAAAGCGCCGGCAATATGGAGAACGAAACATTTTCGGCCGACGGTGCAAAATTGGTTATCAATGGCATAAGTTCGCACCCGGGCTTTGCCAAAGGGAAAATGCAAAGCGCCATAAAAATTGCCGGACAGATCGTCGCCGCGCTGCCGCACGATCTGTCGCCTGAACAAACTGAAGGCAAACAGGGCTTCGTACACCCGGTAAGCATTAGCGGGCATATCGAGACGGCTGAAATAGATTTTATTATCCGCGATTTTGAGGACGAGAAACTGGCGCAACATGCTGAAGTTATTCGCGAGGCAGCTGATACTGTATTAGCAAGGTTCCCCGGATGCAGTTACGATCTGCAGGTGAAGCCACAGTACCGCAACATGAAAAAAGTGCTCGACCGGCACCCGGAAATAGTTGAATATGGCATGGAAGCGATGAAACGGGCAGGTTTAGAGGCTCGCCTTTGCAGCATACGCGGCGGTACGGATGGTTCGCGGTTATCTTTTATGGGTTTGCCCTGCCCTAATATTTTTGCGGGCGAGCACGCTTTTCACAGCAAACACGAATGGGTATCGGTACAGGATATGCAAAAGGCGGTGGAAACCATTTTGCATTTGTGTATGATTTGGGAAGAGAGAGGGCGTAGAGACGCATAA
- a CDS encoding rhomboid family intramembrane serine protease → MDPTQLLHIAPVACVIFAVTVAVSFIAFSSDWVYENFILHPASVYHGKNLHTLITSGFIHADLMHLFFNMFSFYFFAFTLEGILGHWQFGLLYGLSLVLSDLPTVVRYKDSYNYRSLGASGAISAVIFSYILFDPLAGMGFVFLPGIDIPAVIFGALYLYYCSYASKRQLGNINHDAHLFGAISGIMITIVMRPHVAVDFVHQITLKVQSLLH, encoded by the coding sequence ATGGATCCAACCCAGTTACTACATATAGCACCGGTGGCGTGCGTTATATTTGCTGTTACCGTAGCCGTTAGCTTTATTGCCTTTTCCAGCGATTGGGTGTATGAGAATTTTATCCTGCACCCGGCCTCGGTGTATCATGGCAAAAACCTGCATACGCTCATCACCAGCGGCTTTATCCATGCCGACCTGATGCACCTGTTCTTCAACATGTTCAGCTTTTACTTTTTTGCTTTTACGCTTGAAGGAATTTTGGGGCATTGGCAATTCGGCCTATTATACGGGCTTAGCCTGGTGTTAAGCGACCTGCCTACGGTAGTGCGTTATAAAGACAGTTACAATTACCGCAGCCTGGGCGCTTCAGGCGCTATCAGCGCTGTGATATTCAGCTATATTTTGTTCGACCCACTGGCCGGAATGGGTTTTGTGTTTCTCCCCGGTATTGATATCCCGGCGGTAATATTCGGCGCACTATACCTGTATTACTGTTCGTATGCTTCCAAACGTCAATTGGGCAACATCAATCACGACGCACACCTTTTCGGGGCGATCAGTGGCATTATGATAACCATTGTAATGAGGCCACATGTAGCCGTTGATTTTGTACATCAAATCACCTTGAAAGTTCAATCGCTGTTGCACTGA
- a CDS encoding AAA family ATPase, translating to MQKTDIKKIAVVGPESTGKSTMSAYLAEHYHTVWVPEFARDYCAALTDPPTWQDEINMFYGQIALEEEYLPKANSLLICDTTFITVKIWSDYTFGRSPQEVLDELPKHPYDLYLLLSIDLPWEEDPLRDFPHMREHFMSVWHKELLELNASYVVISGTGPERYDNAVKVVDGFLKR from the coding sequence ATGCAAAAAACCGATATCAAAAAAATAGCTGTTGTCGGGCCGGAATCTACCGGCAAATCGACCATGTCGGCTTATTTGGCGGAGCATTACCATACGGTTTGGGTGCCTGAATTTGCCCGTGACTACTGTGCAGCATTGACCGACCCGCCCACCTGGCAGGACGAGATCAATATGTTTTACGGACAGATAGCCTTAGAGGAAGAATACCTGCCCAAAGCCAATAGCTTACTGATCTGCGATACCACCTTCATCACGGTTAAGATATGGAGCGACTATACCTTTGGCCGCTCGCCACAGGAAGTGCTGGACGAATTACCCAAACACCCCTATGATCTTTACCTGCTGCTCAGCATCGACCTGCCCTGGGAGGAGGATCCGCTGCGCGATTTTCCCCACATGCGCGAGCATTTTATGTCGGTATGGCATAAGGAACTGCTGGAGCTTAACGCCAGTTATGTAGTTATCTCGGGCACCGGTCCTGAAAGATATGATAATGCGGTGAAAGTCGTGGATGGATTTTTGAAGCGTTGA
- the pnuC gene encoding nicotinamide riboside transporter PnuC, giving the protein MQIIHALQYWWQHQTWLEIIGVITGLLCVYLAARNNIWNWPIAIVSVGIYIFIFFDSRLYADMGLQFYFMAMNIYGWYYWSHKPAAEKKTPVMRISPKEIILSVIAIIVFTVFLGSVLKYTPASYPYIDSFCTACSLVAQVFLARKVLENWLIWIFVDIIYVGVYIFKHLDLTAAMYAIYVGIALMGYIDWKRDYKKQISLE; this is encoded by the coding sequence ATGCAAATTATCCACGCGCTGCAGTACTGGTGGCAGCACCAAACATGGCTCGAAATTATTGGTGTAATTACCGGCTTGCTTTGTGTTTACCTGGCCGCCCGCAACAATATCTGGAACTGGCCGATAGCTATTGTAAGCGTAGGCATTTACATTTTTATTTTTTTCGACAGCAGGCTTTATGCGGATATGGGACTGCAATTTTATTTTATGGCGATGAACATTTATGGCTGGTACTATTGGAGCCATAAACCCGCTGCCGAAAAGAAAACGCCTGTGATGCGGATCAGCCCCAAAGAGATCATATTATCTGTCATCGCAATTATCGTATTCACCGTTTTTTTAGGTTCAGTTTTAAAATACACTCCGGCATCCTATCCTTACATTGATAGTTTTTGTACGGCATGCAGTTTGGTAGCGCAGGTGTTTTTAGCACGTAAGGTGCTGGAGAATTGGCTGATATGGATATTTGTGGATATTATTTACGTGGGTGTTTATATTTTTAAACATCTCGACCTTACGGCTGCCATGTATGCTATTTATGTAGGTATCGCATTGATGGGTTATATCGACTGGAAGAGGGACTATAAAAAGCAAATCAGCCTGGAGTAA
- a CDS encoding M13 family metallopeptidase, with the protein MTKNIKNHPVLAAFAGILLFCSCNSHQPDYAANDPIIKNIDSTVKPGADFFLYANGAWIKKNPIPAAYASWGIGNVVNEDIRNRLKKINEDALNANAEKGSSTQKIGDLYRSGMDTVDIEKQGLSPLRAELDKIDQVKDVKSLVNEFAHLATIGVSTPIGAYVGQDPKNSSKMMLQLYQAGIGLPNRDYYFNKDEHSVTIRTDYRQKHLPAVYKLSGLDDKAAINAANRVYGLEQFFADSSRKLEDLRDPYKNYNKMPLAGLGKLAPAIDWKNLFEQEGLKNVDTVIVGQPEYYRAVNRALATYSIDDWKTYLRKNLVSDYSAYLSKAFEDEDFRFGRTVLYGVKSKLPRWKRVIDVENSLMGEVLGQLFVKEYFPEKTKDRYVKLVEAMRTSFKEHIEKLDWMSDATKQKAYDKLAKVMPKVGYPDKWKDFSSMDISRQPYVLNVMNANNFWFRYYADKLGKPVDRTEWGITPQTYNAYYNPSNNEIVLPAAQFMIPGVKDEDVDDAVVYGYAAASTIGHEMTHGFDDEGRQFDAEGNLKEWWAPQDSVKFSQRAQMLINQFNGYTMYGLHINGKATQGENIADLGGIVIGLDAFKKTAQYKEGKLINGLTPLQRFFLGYSLGWLVSVRKEAESSQILTNEHSPASLRVNGPFSDVPEFYDAFGIKKGDKMWIDPDKRVKIW; encoded by the coding sequence ATGACAAAAAATATCAAAAACCATCCAGTTTTGGCAGCGTTTGCCGGAATTCTGCTTTTTTGCTCGTGCAATAGCCATCAACCCGACTATGCGGCCAACGACCCGATTATTAAAAACATCGACTCGACGGTAAAGCCGGGGGCCGATTTTTTCCTGTATGCCAATGGTGCCTGGATAAAAAAGAACCCTATCCCGGCCGCTTATGCGTCGTGGGGCATTGGCAATGTAGTGAACGAGGATATTCGCAATCGCCTGAAAAAGATAAACGAGGACGCGTTGAACGCAAATGCCGAAAAAGGCAGCAGCACACAAAAAATAGGCGACCTGTACCGCAGCGGCATGGATACGGTGGACATTGAAAAGCAGGGACTGTCGCCGCTGAGGGCTGAACTGGACAAGATAGACCAGGTAAAAGATGTAAAAAGCCTGGTGAATGAATTTGCGCACCTGGCAACCATAGGTGTAAGCACTCCTATCGGCGCATATGTGGGCCAGGATCCAAAAAATAGCTCAAAGATGATGTTGCAGCTTTACCAGGCCGGCATCGGCCTGCCAAACCGCGATTATTATTTTAATAAAGACGAACACAGTGTAACCATACGTACCGATTACCGGCAAAAGCACCTGCCAGCGGTTTACAAACTGTCGGGTCTGGATGATAAAGCTGCGATAAATGCAGCGAACAGGGTTTACGGCCTTGAACAATTTTTTGCGGATAGTTCAAGAAAATTGGAGGACCTGCGCGATCCGTATAAAAACTACAATAAAATGCCACTGGCCGGCCTCGGTAAACTGGCACCTGCCATCGACTGGAAAAACCTTTTCGAGCAGGAGGGCCTCAAAAATGTGGATACAGTTATTGTCGGTCAGCCTGAATATTACCGGGCAGTGAACAGGGCGTTGGCGACATACTCCATTGACGATTGGAAAACCTACCTGCGTAAGAACCTGGTATCGGATTACAGCGCCTATTTAAGCAAAGCGTTCGAGGATGAGGATTTTCGTTTTGGGCGAACAGTACTGTATGGCGTGAAATCAAAACTGCCGAGGTGGAAAAGGGTGATCGATGTAGAAAATAGCCTAATGGGTGAAGTATTAGGGCAGTTGTTTGTGAAAGAATATTTCCCTGAAAAAACGAAGGATCGCTATGTGAAACTGGTTGAGGCTATGCGTACCAGTTTTAAAGAGCACATAGAAAAACTGGACTGGATGAGCGACGCCACCAAGCAAAAGGCGTACGACAAACTGGCCAAAGTAATGCCTAAAGTTGGCTACCCGGATAAATGGAAAGATTTTTCGAGCATGGATATCAGTCGTCAGCCCTACGTGCTGAATGTGATGAATGCAAACAATTTCTGGTTCAGGTATTACGCAGATAAATTGGGCAAGCCGGTTGATCGTACCGAATGGGGTATTACGCCGCAAACCTATAATGCATACTACAATCCGTCGAACAACGAAATAGTGCTGCCGGCGGCGCAGTTCATGATACCCGGCGTGAAAGACGAGGACGTCGATGATGCAGTGGTTTATGGCTATGCAGCGGCATCGACCATAGGGCATGAAATGACCCATGGGTTTGACGACGAGGGCCGCCAGTTTGACGCCGAAGGCAACCTGAAGGAATGGTGGGCGCCGCAGGATTCGGTGAAATTCAGTCAGCGTGCGCAAATGCTTATTAACCAGTTTAACGGGTACACCATGTACGGATTACACATTAACGGCAAGGCTACGCAGGGCGAAAATATAGCCGACCTGGGTGGTATCGTGATCGGGCTGGATGCATTTAAGAAAACGGCACAATACAAAGAAGGCAAACTGATAAACGGGCTTACCCCATTGCAGCGGTTCTTTTTGGGTTATTCGCTGGGCTGGCTGGTGTCGGTACGTAAAGAGGCCGAATCGAGCCAGATACTAACCAATGAGCATTCGCCGGCATCGCTAAGGGTGAACGGCCCTTTCAGCGATGTGCCTGAATTTTATGATGCGTTCGGTATTAAAAAGGGTGATAAAATGTGGATAGACCCGGACAAAAGGGTGAAGATATGGTAA
- a CDS encoding helix-turn-helix domain-containing protein has product MLLTDFEYLNKSEDAFKKKIALQIKNLRRQNQVTQEKFYSETNINIARLESGKVDIRLDTLRKVCYYFDVSLSGFFHGIY; this is encoded by the coding sequence ATGTTACTGACTGATTTTGAGTATCTTAACAAATCGGAAGACGCCTTTAAAAAGAAGATCGCGCTGCAGATAAAGAACCTGAGAAGGCAGAACCAGGTTACCCAGGAAAAGTTTTACAGCGAAACCAATATTAATATAGCAAGACTCGAATCGGGCAAGGTTGACATCAGGCTGGACACGTTAAGAAAGGTTTGTTACTATTTTGATGTATCCCTATCAGGTTTTTTTCATGGTATCTATTAG
- a CDS encoding M14 family zinc carboxypeptidase, whose translation MKRLLPVLLAGFAFFQAKAQLTPFEKSADKNYTATYAEITTYYQQLTKLHPQMKLINYGITDVGKPLTLVVLSRDKVFDPALIKKQNKRVILINNGIHPGEPEGIDATMMLTRDLLKNNKLPKDLVLCFIEVYNIGGCLNRGISRINQNGPRAYGFRGNYKNLDLNRDFIKADSKNALAFEKILNTWQPEVFLDNHTSDGADYQYVMTLIETQKDKQNPILAEYTSKTLSPELYRRMAKSGYEMTPYVEEIKGTPDSGIVAFLETPRFGTGYTAQHNIISYITETHMLKPFDKRVYSTYDFMQHLIDICERDHKLIGELKHKADEQVKNQTTFALNWELDEQHWDTLTFKGYEAGHKPSEVSGLPRLYYDRSKPFTKTIKYYDNYKASVFADKPVAYVIPQAWGKVIDLFKLNNIAMRKLAHDTTLDLQMYYIADYKTPERPYEGHYLHSNVKLTPTGMKVKFYAGDYVVYTNQALNRYIVETLEPQGVDSFFAWNFFDSVLGEKEGYSDYVFEDDAAALLKKDPELRKKLDDEKAKNPQLANSARAQLNFVYRNSPYFEKTYLRYPVGRLLTGTKLDLQ comes from the coding sequence ATGAAACGACTTCTGCCGGTTTTGCTGGCCGGTTTTGCATTTTTCCAGGCAAAGGCCCAGCTAACCCCTTTCGAAAAAAGCGCCGATAAAAACTATACCGCTACCTACGCCGAGATAACCACTTATTACCAGCAGTTGACTAAGCTTCATCCGCAAATGAAGCTGATCAATTACGGCATTACGGATGTGGGCAAACCGCTGACGCTTGTTGTGCTGTCGCGAGATAAAGTGTTCGATCCGGCGCTTATCAAAAAGCAAAACAAAAGGGTGATACTCATCAACAATGGCATCCACCCCGGCGAACCGGAAGGCATCGACGCTACGATGATGCTGACACGCGACCTGCTTAAAAATAACAAACTACCTAAGGACCTTGTACTGTGTTTTATCGAGGTTTATAATATCGGCGGCTGCCTGAACCGCGGCATTTCACGCATTAACCAGAACGGGCCGCGGGCGTATGGCTTCCGCGGAAATTATAAAAATCTCGACCTGAACCGCGATTTCATCAAGGCCGATAGCAAAAACGCCCTCGCGTTTGAAAAGATACTGAACACCTGGCAGCCCGAGGTTTTCCTGGATAATCATACCAGCGACGGAGCTGATTACCAGTATGTGATGACGCTGATAGAAACGCAAAAGGACAAGCAAAATCCCATACTCGCCGAATACACCTCCAAAACACTATCGCCCGAGCTATACAGGCGCATGGCCAAAAGCGGTTACGAGATGACGCCTTATGTGGAAGAGATAAAAGGCACGCCCGACTCGGGCATCGTGGCGTTCCTCGAAACACCCCGTTTTGGCACAGGTTATACGGCACAGCACAATATCATCAGCTACATTACCGAAACGCACATGCTGAAGCCTTTTGACAAGCGTGTGTATTCCACCTACGATTTTATGCAGCACCTTATCGATATTTGCGAACGCGACCACAAGCTGATAGGTGAGTTGAAACACAAAGCCGATGAGCAGGTGAAAAATCAAACCACCTTCGCGCTAAACTGGGAACTGGACGAACAGCATTGGGATACACTTACTTTTAAAGGTTACGAGGCCGGCCATAAACCGAGCGAAGTAAGCGGTTTGCCGCGTTTGTATTACGACCGCAGCAAACCTTTTACCAAAACCATAAAATATTACGATAACTATAAAGCCTCGGTATTTGCTGATAAGCCGGTGGCCTATGTGATACCGCAGGCATGGGGAAAAGTGATCGACCTGTTCAAGCTCAACAATATCGCCATGCGTAAACTGGCGCACGACACCACACTCGACCTACAGATGTATTATATAGCCGATTATAAAACACCGGAGCGCCCTTACGAAGGGCACTACCTGCACAGCAATGTGAAGCTGACACCCACCGGCATGAAAGTGAAATTTTATGCCGGCGATTACGTGGTTTATACCAACCAGGCGCTAAACCGTTATATTGTCGAAACGCTCGAGCCCCAGGGCGTCGATTCATTTTTTGCCTGGAATTTCTTCGATTCCGTGTTGGGAGAAAAGGAAGGCTATTCGGATTACGTATTTGAAGATGATGCCGCCGCCCTGCTGAAAAAAGACCCGGAACTGCGTAAAAAACTGGATGATGAGAAGGCAAAAAACCCACAATTAGCCAACAGCGCACGGGCGCAACTAAACTTTGTTTACCGTAACTCGCCTTATTTCGAAAAAACCTATCTTCGGTACCCGGTTGGCCGGCTGCTGACCGGCACAAAACTCGACTTACAATAA
- a CDS encoding DUF4291 domain-containing protein, giving the protein MTITTELYKEHLLRQPKTGKYILCHQTDDLIVVYQAYNKNIAEFALKNQFFGGPDFSYNRMSWIKPNFLWMMFRCGWAEKENQERVLALWLEKRDFETILGQAVPSTFENRNYKTAEQWKNDLTLKNVRLQWDPDHDPYGRKIERRAIQLGLKGAALENFGQKQIKKIEDITDFVKIQKQFIDSNRLDRLVVPIETVFQPAKEHLYEKIDLDR; this is encoded by the coding sequence ATGACTATTACAACCGAATTATACAAAGAACATCTATTGCGCCAACCTAAAACAGGAAAATACATCTTGTGCCATCAAACCGATGACTTAATAGTGGTTTACCAGGCGTACAATAAAAATATTGCAGAATTTGCCCTAAAAAATCAATTCTTCGGCGGACCTGATTTTAGCTATAATCGGATGTCATGGATCAAACCCAATTTTCTCTGGATGATGTTTCGATGCGGTTGGGCTGAAAAAGAAAACCAGGAACGAGTACTTGCGCTTTGGCTCGAAAAACGAGATTTTGAAACCATACTTGGGCAAGCCGTTCCCTCAACCTTCGAAAATAGGAATTATAAGACTGCTGAACAATGGAAAAACGATCTTACTTTGAAAAATGTCAGACTGCAATGGGATCCTGATCACGATCCATACGGCCGTAAAATTGAAAGGCGGGCAATACAACTTGGCTTAAAAGGAGCAGCGCTGGAGAATTTTGGACAGAAGCAGATAAAGAAAATTGAAGATATCACAGATTTCGTAAAAATTCAAAAGCAATTTATTGATAGTAATCGCCTCGATAGACTGGTAGTGCCGATAGAAACAGTTTTTCAACCAGCAAAGGAACATTTATATGAAAAAATTGATTTGGACAGATGA
- a CDS encoding peroxiredoxin family protein: protein MRIKHLLSVIPLICLVHLSFSQSHLKPGIWRGQLKTKSGNLLPFNFDVKDVAGKQQLFIHNGSERFKVTDIRQKGDSVLIHMPLFNSEFKLKQDKNGLKGRWIKHYADHDMLMDFDAVAGINWRFVNNPAVPKLNIGGLWTAVFVTDKGKQDTTVGEFYQTGSKLTGTFLTTTGDYRYLEGIVDGNKLHLSTFDGGHAFLFTADIKDNKTIVNGVYYDGYDDVEKWTAYRNPKAALPDAYSLTKLKPGYKKIAFSFPDLNGKKVSLTDPKYKNKVVIIQMMGSWCPNCMDETNFLVNSYYKKYHPKGVEIIGLAYERTTDFNKSKTTLTQLKNRFNIPYTLLITGYTPAKGDPVKSLPALENYRGFPTTIIIDKKGNVSKIHTGFSGPGTGKYYTEFVAEFEKLTDNLLAEK from the coding sequence ATGCGTATAAAACATTTGCTGTCGGTAATACCCCTCATCTGCCTTGTTCATTTAAGTTTTTCCCAAAGTCATTTAAAACCCGGTATCTGGCGCGGCCAGCTTAAAACCAAATCGGGCAACCTGCTGCCATTCAACTTTGATGTAAAAGATGTTGCGGGTAAACAGCAACTATTTATTCATAACGGTTCCGAACGTTTTAAGGTGACCGACATTCGCCAAAAAGGTGATTCCGTTCTCATCCACATGCCTCTTTTCAATTCGGAGTTTAAACTGAAGCAGGATAAGAACGGTCTGAAAGGGCGCTGGATAAAGCATTACGCCGACCATGATATGCTAATGGATTTTGACGCAGTGGCCGGCATTAACTGGCGTTTCGTTAACAACCCCGCTGTTCCGAAATTAAATATTGGCGGATTATGGACTGCCGTATTTGTAACCGACAAGGGGAAACAGGATACTACAGTGGGCGAATTTTATCAAACCGGTTCAAAACTTACGGGTACTTTCCTGACCACTACCGGCGATTACCGTTACCTGGAAGGGATCGTCGACGGCAACAAACTGCATTTGTCAACCTTCGATGGCGGCCATGCCTTTTTATTTACCGCTGATATAAAGGACAACAAAACCATCGTGAACGGGGTATATTATGACGGCTATGACGATGTAGAAAAATGGACCGCCTACCGCAACCCCAAAGCTGCATTGCCCGATGCGTACTCCTTAACCAAGCTAAAGCCCGGCTATAAAAAGATCGCATTTAGTTTCCCCGACCTTAACGGAAAAAAGGTATCCTTAACCGACCCTAAATACAAAAATAAAGTGGTCATTATCCAGATGATGGGTTCCTGGTGCCCTAATTGTATGGATGAGACGAACTTCCTTGTGAACAGCTATTATAAGAAATATCATCCGAAGGGGGTTGAGATCATTGGCCTGGCTTACGAGCGTACCACCGATTTCAACAAATCGAAAACTACTTTAACGCAACTGAAAAACAGGTTCAATATACCTTATACTTTACTCATAACCGGGTACACCCCCGCCAAAGGCGACCCGGTAAAAAGCTTGCCTGCCCTTGAAAATTACCGTGGTTTTCCCACAACCATCATCATCGACAAAAAAGGCAACGTAAGTAAGATACACACCGGCTTCAGCGGCCCAGGCACCGGCAAATATTATACGGAGTTTGTGGCAGAGTTTGAGAAGCTGACGGATAATTTGCTGGCGGAGAAATAA